In the Brassica napus cultivar Da-Ae chromosome A7, Da-Ae, whole genome shotgun sequence genome, one interval contains:
- the LOC106400269 gene encoding auxin response factor 17-like, with product MSPPSAIADVHRVIDPKIWRACAGASVQIPALFSRVYYYPQGHVEHCCPSSSAVTASPIACVVSSIDLLADPITDEVFAHLTLHPATAAAQDQFQFPPQSRFEEEDESEKVVTFAKVLTASDANNGGGFSVPRYCADSVFPPLDFQADPPVQKLFITDVHGGVWDFRHIYRGTPRRHLLTTGWSKFVNSKKLICGDSVVFMRKSVHEMFIGVRRAPISNKSGGGGSYYGDEYFPGGYYGVKKEDGGEKFRRVGMGKLTAEAVSEAIGKASRGLPFEVVYYPTAGWSEFVVRAEEVEASRNVYWTPGTRVKMAMETEDSSRITWFQGIVSATFQETWKQLQITWDEPEILQNLKRVNPWQVEAVTASSTQLHATYPPPPKRSKYPHASTGVLSGEEGEMVYYGRGQQAMDPIPYGYTYTTVPAGMQGARHYEFGSYNNSTGFIGENAHPEFNFFSPLPGLGRVSTQMMSFGSPPSDELSPNSNTTNVSSGNDAAGNNRGISFQLFGKVINVQEPAESGVAESSLCEEDGSKESSDNEVPNEAQLLGRGGR from the exons ATGTCACCACCGTCGGCGATCGCCGACGTCCACCGCGTAATCGACCCCAAGATCTGGCGCGCCTGCGCCGGAGCCTCCGTCCAGATCCCCGCGCTCTTCTCCAGGGTCTACTATTACCCCCAGGGACACGTGGAGCACTGCTGCCCTTCCTCCTCCGCCGTAACAGCTTCTCCGATCGCCTGCGTCGTCTCCTCGATCGACCTCCTCGCGGATCCGATCACCGACGAGGTCTTCGCGCACCTAACGCTTCACCCCGCGACGGCGGCGGCGCAGGATCAGTTTCAGTTCCCTCCTCAATCTCGATTCGAAGAGGAGGACGAGAGCGAGAAGGTCGTTACGTTCGCGAAGGTCCTCACTGCGTCTGATGCTAATAACGGAGGAGGATTCTCCGTCCCGCGGTACTGCGCGGACTCCGTCTTCCCTCCTCTCGATTTCCAGGCCGATCCTCCCGTTCAGAAGCTCTTCATCACCGACGTGCACGGCGGCGTGTGGGACTTTCGCCACATCTACCGCGGTACGCCGAGGAGGCACTTGCTAACCACCGGGTGGAGCAAGTTCGTGAACAGCAAGAAGCTGATCTGCGGAGACTCCGTCGTTTTCATGAGGAAGTCCGTTCACGAGATGTTTATCGGCGTCAGGAGAGCTCCGATCTCTAACAAAtccggaggaggaggaagctACTACGGGGACGAGTACTTCCCCGGTGGTTATTACGGAGTTAAGAAGGAAGACGGTGGCGAGAAGTTTAGGAGAGTTGGGATGGGGAAGCTGACGGCGGAGGCGGTTTCGGAGGCGATAGGGAAGGCGTCGCGGGGGTTACCGTTCGAGGTTGTTTACTATCCGACGGCGGGGTGGTCTGAGTTCGTGGTGAGAGCTGAGGAAGTCGAGGCGTCGAGGAATGTTTACTGGACGCCTGGAACGAGAGTCAAGATGGCGATGGAGACGGAGGATTCGTCGAGGATCACGTGGTTTCAGGGGATCGTCTCGGCTACGTTTCAGGAGACGTGGAAACAGCTTCAG ATCACATGGGACGAGCCTGAGATTCTGCAGAACTTGAAGAGGGTGAATCCTTGGCAAGTGGAAGCCGTTACTGCGAGCTCAACTCAGCTTCACGCAACTTACCCTCCTCCACCAAAGAGGTCGAAGTATCCACACGCCTCGACTGGGGTCCTGAgtggagaagaaggagagatgGTCTATTACGGAAGAGGACAACAAGCTATGGATCCAATCCCATACGGGTACACTTACACTACAGTTCCTGCTGGCATGCAGGGAGCCAGGCATTACGAATTTGGGTCTTACAACAACTCAACCGGATTCATTGGAGAGAACGCTCATCCTGAGTTTAACTTCTTTAGCCCTCTTCCCGGTTTGGGAAGGGTCTCGACTCAGATGATGAGCTTTGGCAGTCCGCCGTCGGATGAGCTGTCGCCTAACAGCAACACCACTAATGTTTCTTCCGGAAACGACGCGGCTGGGAACAACCGAGGCATTAGTTTTCAGCTGTTTGGGAAGGTGATAAACGTGCAGGAGCCTGCTGAGAGCGGTGTTGCTGAGTCTAGCTTGTGTGAAGAGGATGGGAGCAAAGAGTCCAGTGACAATGAAGTTCCGAATGAGGCACAGTTGCTGGGTCGTGGAGGAAGGTGA
- the LOC106423934 gene encoding uncharacterized protein LOC106423934 — protein sequence MDSSCTNSVNGFYTFLNKSMEDLERVYLSNSFMSLQFLQRVICLLRTSHSHLTLLVQKLNLPVGDKWLDDYMDETSKLWDVCHVIKSSLSSMESFCSAAISVTSSLDGHHHHHNHRQVMRAITGCRREAVGIEEENRALMENRVQRFPFWSEQVTTTAAMESSKIQNGFSGFRGVMNTMKSMNTLFLTILTQGLVYSIPGEAATTVTVTATAMVRLKQRVAAEMERTGVKKGVMMYEYRRSKTAVEELKAELERRWCCGGGRGEEEGEEAEKGLRERVESVKVSVGSLRSGTESVVAQIDDFFDEIVDGRKMLLAFCSHR from the exons ATGGATTCTTCTTGTACAAACTCAGTAAACGGATTCTACACttttctaaacaaatcaatGGAAGATCTCGAAAGGGTTTATCTCTCCAACAGCTTCATGTCCCTTCAGTTCCTACAGAGAGTGATCTGTCTCCTACGAACCTCTCACTCTCATCTCACACTTCTTGTCCAAAAACTCAACCTCCCTGTCGGCGACAAGTGGCTCGACGACTACATGGACGAAACCTCCAAGCTCTGGGACGTCTGCCACGTCATCAAATCCTCTCTCTCCTCCATGGAAAGCTTCTGCTCCGCCGCTATTTCCGTCACCTCCTCTCTCGacggccaccaccaccaccacaaccaccgtcag GTGATGCGAGCGATAACTGGGTGTCGGAGAGAAGCGGTGGGGATAGAGGAAGAGAACAGAGCTTTGATGGAGAACCGCGTCCAAAGGTTTCCCTTTTGGTCGGAGCAAGTTACGACGACGGCGGCGATGGAGTCGTCGAAGATACAGAACGGGTTCAGCGGGTTCAGAGGAGTGATGAACACGATGAAGAGCATGAACACTCTGTTTCTCACGATCTTGACGCAAGGCCTTGTTTACAGCATCCCCGGAGAGGCGGCGACGACGGTGACGGTGACTGCGACGGCGATGGTGAGGCTGAAGCAGAGGGTGGCAGCGGAGATGGAGAGGACGGGGGTGAAGAAAGGAGTGATGATGTACGAGTACAGGAGGAGCAAGACGGCGGTGGAGGAGCTGAAGGCGGAGCTTGAAAGGCGGTGGTGCTGCGGCGGAGGGAGGGGAGAAGAGGAGGGGGAGGAGGCGGAGAAAGGgttgagagagagagtggaGAGTGTGAAAGTGAGTGTTGGGAGTTTGAGGAGTGGAACAGAGAGTGTTGTTGCTCAGATTGATGATTTCTTTGATGAGATTGTTGATGGTAGAAAAATGCTTTTGGCTTTCTGTAGCCACAGGTga